From Methanococcus maripaludis, the proteins below share one genomic window:
- a CDS encoding DsrE family protein, with product MKTCFLIFTYDKGGKPYVPVIFHALLFAKEMKEKGDDVKIVFEGEAVKWFNELLKEDHPLKSHVEALKDNFIACEACSNMFGVLDSIKGKIKIENDLHGHISLKKYLDSDYKVIEF from the coding sequence ATGAAAACTTGTTTTTTGATATTTACTTACGATAAAGGTGGAAAACCATACGTTCCAGTAATATTTCACGCACTTCTCTTTGCAAAAGAGATGAAAGAAAAAGGGGACGATGTAAAAATAGTTTTTGAAGGAGAGGCCGTAAAATGGTTCAATGAACTATTAAAAGAAGACCATCCTTTAAAAAGTCATGTTGAAGCCCTGAAAGATAATTTTATAGCTTGTGAAGCATGTTCTAATATGTTTGGTGTTTTAGATAGTATTAAAGGAAAAATAAAAATTGAAAATGACCTTCATGGGCATATCAGTCTTAAGAAATATCTCGATAGCGACTACAAAGTCATCGAATTTTAA